The Manis javanica isolate MJ-LG chromosome 4, MJ_LKY, whole genome shotgun sequence genome contains a region encoding:
- the ADORA3 gene encoding adenosine receptor A3 isoform X2 has translation MTANSTALSLASIAYITVEVLIGLCAIVGNVLVIWVVKLNPSLQTTTFYFIVSLALADIAVGVLVMPLAVVVSLGITIHFYSCLFMTCLLLIFTHASIMSLLAIAVDRYLRVKLTVRYRSVTTQRRIWLALGLCWLVSFLVGLTPMFGWNMKLTSESHRNVTFLSCQFRSVMRMDYMVYFSFFTWIFIPLLVMCGIYLDIFYVIRNKLNQNFSSSKETGEVMQSEGCLIDLLTKGLHWAGRACDGFHSLVELRKEPSSSALLGSWWKQKEGTEFNGNLNC, from the exons ATGACTGCCAACAGCACTGCCCTGTCATTGGCCAGCATTGCCTACATCACCGTGGAGGTGCTCATCGGGCTCTGCGCCATAGTGGGCAACGTGCTGGTCATCTGGGTGGTCAAGCTGAACCCCAGCCTGCAGACCACCACCTTCTATTTCATCGTCTCGCTGGCCCTGGCTGACATCGCCGTGGGGGTGCTGGTCATGCCTTTGGCCGTTGTCGTCAGCCTTGGTATCACAATCCACTTTTATAGCTGCCTTTTCATGACCTGCCTGCTGCTGATCTTCACCCACGCCTCCATCATGTCCTTGCTAGCCATCGCTGTGGACCGATACCTGCGGGTGAAGCTCACGGTCAG ATACAGGAGCGTCACCACTCAAAGAAGAATATGGTTGGCCCTGGGCCTTTGCTGGCTGGTGTCATTCTTGGTGGGACTGACCCCCATGTTTGGCTGGAACATGAAACTGACCTCAGAGTCCCACAGAAATGTCACCTTCCTTTCATGCCAATTCCGTTCTGTCATGAGGATGGACTACATGGTCTACTTCAGCTTCTTCACTTGGATTTTTATCCCCCTGCTTGTCATGTGTGGCATTTATCTTGACATCTTCTATGTTATTCGGAACAAACTCAATCAGAATTTCTCAAGCTCCAAAGAGACAG GAGAAGTCATGCAGTCTGAGGGATGCCTCATTGACTTACTGACAAAAGGCCTCCATTGGGCTGGACGTGCATGTGATGGATTCCACTCCCTTGTGGAACTAAGGAAAGAGCCCAGCTCTTCAGCCCTGCTTGGGAGTTGGtggaaacaaaaggaaggaaCTGAGTTTAATGGGAACTTAAACTGCTGA
- the ADORA3 gene encoding adenosine receptor A3 isoform X1 — protein MTANSTALSLASIAYITVEVLIGLCAIVGNVLVIWVVKLNPSLQTTTFYFIVSLALADIAVGVLVMPLAVVVSLGITIHFYSCLFMTCLLLIFTHASIMSLLAIAVDRYLRVKLTVRYRSVTTQRRIWLALGLCWLVSFLVGLTPMFGWNMKLTSESHRNVTFLSCQFRSVMRMDYMVYFSFFTWIFIPLLVMCGIYLDIFYVIRNKLNQNFSSSKETGAFYGREFKTAKSLFLVLFLFALSWLPLSITNCIFYFNGEVPQVILYLGILLSHANSMMNPIVYAYKIKKFKETYLLILKACMFCQPSDSLDPSIEKTSE, from the exons ATGACTGCCAACAGCACTGCCCTGTCATTGGCCAGCATTGCCTACATCACCGTGGAGGTGCTCATCGGGCTCTGCGCCATAGTGGGCAACGTGCTGGTCATCTGGGTGGTCAAGCTGAACCCCAGCCTGCAGACCACCACCTTCTATTTCATCGTCTCGCTGGCCCTGGCTGACATCGCCGTGGGGGTGCTGGTCATGCCTTTGGCCGTTGTCGTCAGCCTTGGTATCACAATCCACTTTTATAGCTGCCTTTTCATGACCTGCCTGCTGCTGATCTTCACCCACGCCTCCATCATGTCCTTGCTAGCCATCGCTGTGGACCGATACCTGCGGGTGAAGCTCACGGTCAG ATACAGGAGCGTCACCACTCAAAGAAGAATATGGTTGGCCCTGGGCCTTTGCTGGCTGGTGTCATTCTTGGTGGGACTGACCCCCATGTTTGGCTGGAACATGAAACTGACCTCAGAGTCCCACAGAAATGTCACCTTCCTTTCATGCCAATTCCGTTCTGTCATGAGGATGGACTACATGGTCTACTTCAGCTTCTTCACTTGGATTTTTATCCCCCTGCTTGTCATGTGTGGCATTTATCTTGACATCTTCTATGTTATTCGGAACAAACTCAATCAGAATTTCTCAAGCTCCAAAGAGACAGGTGCATTTTATGGACGGGAATTCAAAACAGCGAAGTCTCTGTTTCTGGTTCTCTTCCTGTTTGCTTTGTCCTGGCTGCCTTTATCCAtcaccaactgtattttctacttTAATGGTGAGGTCCCACAAGTGATACTGTATTTGGGCATCCTGCTGTCCCATGCTAACTCCATGATGAACCCTATCGTCTAtgcttataaaataaagaagttcaAGGAAACCTATCTTTTGATCCTCAAAGCTTGTATGTTCTGCCAGCCTTCTGATTCTTTGGACCCAAGCATTGAAAAGACTTCTGAGTAG
- the ADORA3 gene encoding adenosine receptor A3 isoform X5 — protein MTANSTALSLASIAYITVEVLIGLCAIVGNVLVIWVVKLNPSLQTTTFYFIVSLALADIAVGVLVMPLAVVVSLGITIHFYSCLFMTCLLLIFTHASIMSLLAIAVDRYLRVKLTVRRSHAV, from the exons ATGACTGCCAACAGCACTGCCCTGTCATTGGCCAGCATTGCCTACATCACCGTGGAGGTGCTCATCGGGCTCTGCGCCATAGTGGGCAACGTGCTGGTCATCTGGGTGGTCAAGCTGAACCCCAGCCTGCAGACCACCACCTTCTATTTCATCGTCTCGCTGGCCCTGGCTGACATCGCCGTGGGGGTGCTGGTCATGCCTTTGGCCGTTGTCGTCAGCCTTGGTATCACAATCCACTTTTATAGCTGCCTTTTCATGACCTGCCTGCTGCTGATCTTCACCCACGCCTCCATCATGTCCTTGCTAGCCATCGCTGTGGACCGATACCTGCGGGTGAAGCTCACGGTCAG GAGAAGTCATGCAGTCTGA
- the ADORA3 gene encoding adenosine receptor A3 isoform X6 translates to MTANSTALSLASIAYITVEVLIGLCAIVGNVLVIWVVKLNPSLQTTTFYFIVSLALADIAVGVLVMPLAVVVSLGITIHFYSCLFMTCLLLIFTHASIMSLLAIAVDRYLRVKLTVR, encoded by the coding sequence ATGACTGCCAACAGCACTGCCCTGTCATTGGCCAGCATTGCCTACATCACCGTGGAGGTGCTCATCGGGCTCTGCGCCATAGTGGGCAACGTGCTGGTCATCTGGGTGGTCAAGCTGAACCCCAGCCTGCAGACCACCACCTTCTATTTCATCGTCTCGCTGGCCCTGGCTGACATCGCCGTGGGGGTGCTGGTCATGCCTTTGGCCGTTGTCGTCAGCCTTGGTATCACAATCCACTTTTATAGCTGCCTTTTCATGACCTGCCTGCTGCTGATCTTCACCCACGCCTCCATCATGTCCTTGCTAGCCATCGCTGTGGACCGATACCTGCGGGTGAAGCTCACGGTCAGGTAA
- the ADORA3 gene encoding adenosine receptor A3 isoform X3, whose product MTCLLLIFTHASIMSLLAIAVDRYLRVKLTVRYRSVTTQRRIWLALGLCWLVSFLVGLTPMFGWNMKLTSESHRNVTFLSCQFRSVMRMDYMVYFSFFTWIFIPLLVMCGIYLDIFYVIRNKLNQNFSSSKETGAFYGREFKTAKSLFLVLFLFALSWLPLSITNCIFYFNGEVPQVILYLGILLSHANSMMNPIVYAYKIKKFKETYLLILKACMFCQPSDSLDPSIEKTSE is encoded by the exons ATGACCTGCCTGCTGCTGATCTTCACCCACGCCTCCATCATGTCCTTGCTAGCCATCGCTGTGGACCGATACCTGCGGGTGAAGCTCACGGTCAG ATACAGGAGCGTCACCACTCAAAGAAGAATATGGTTGGCCCTGGGCCTTTGCTGGCTGGTGTCATTCTTGGTGGGACTGACCCCCATGTTTGGCTGGAACATGAAACTGACCTCAGAGTCCCACAGAAATGTCACCTTCCTTTCATGCCAATTCCGTTCTGTCATGAGGATGGACTACATGGTCTACTTCAGCTTCTTCACTTGGATTTTTATCCCCCTGCTTGTCATGTGTGGCATTTATCTTGACATCTTCTATGTTATTCGGAACAAACTCAATCAGAATTTCTCAAGCTCCAAAGAGACAGGTGCATTTTATGGACGGGAATTCAAAACAGCGAAGTCTCTGTTTCTGGTTCTCTTCCTGTTTGCTTTGTCCTGGCTGCCTTTATCCAtcaccaactgtattttctacttTAATGGTGAGGTCCCACAAGTGATACTGTATTTGGGCATCCTGCTGTCCCATGCTAACTCCATGATGAACCCTATCGTCTAtgcttataaaataaagaagttcaAGGAAACCTATCTTTTGATCCTCAAAGCTTGTATGTTCTGCCAGCCTTCTGATTCTTTGGACCCAAGCATTGAAAAGACTTCTGAGTAG
- the ADORA3 gene encoding adenosine receptor A3 isoform X4, protein MFGWNMKLTSESHRNVTFLSCQFRSVMRMDYMVYFSFFTWIFIPLLVMCGIYLDIFYVIRNKLNQNFSSSKETGAFYGREFKTAKSLFLVLFLFALSWLPLSITNCIFYFNGEVPQVILYLGILLSHANSMMNPIVYAYKIKKFKETYLLILKACMFCQPSDSLDPSIEKTSE, encoded by the coding sequence ATGTTTGGCTGGAACATGAAACTGACCTCAGAGTCCCACAGAAATGTCACCTTCCTTTCATGCCAATTCCGTTCTGTCATGAGGATGGACTACATGGTCTACTTCAGCTTCTTCACTTGGATTTTTATCCCCCTGCTTGTCATGTGTGGCATTTATCTTGACATCTTCTATGTTATTCGGAACAAACTCAATCAGAATTTCTCAAGCTCCAAAGAGACAGGTGCATTTTATGGACGGGAATTCAAAACAGCGAAGTCTCTGTTTCTGGTTCTCTTCCTGTTTGCTTTGTCCTGGCTGCCTTTATCCAtcaccaactgtattttctacttTAATGGTGAGGTCCCACAAGTGATACTGTATTTGGGCATCCTGCTGTCCCATGCTAACTCCATGATGAACCCTATCGTCTAtgcttataaaataaagaagttcaAGGAAACCTATCTTTTGATCCTCAAAGCTTGTATGTTCTGCCAGCCTTCTGATTCTTTGGACCCAAGCATTGAAAAGACTTCTGAGTAG